Proteins from one Tautonia rosea genomic window:
- a CDS encoding FAD binding domain-containing protein: MKAFEYASPTSVEQAVQALAGAESSEGLSGGTDLLCRMKDYISSPERVVYLKAIEDDSFRGISTEGGTLAIGAGTTLAELLEDKTIAEKYPAIKQAARSIATPQIRNMATVAGNLLQRPRCWYYRSGFGLLGGQRDGDAKQKLIRELEGEFAPYDIDLGGQPENGHLVRNGDNRYHAIFMTDGDALFVTPSNLAPALIALGAEAEIVGPNGSRTIPVMDLYQVPKEEGDRELTLTTGEVITRILVPAPKGKNAFYEIRQKLSHDWPIVMAAVCVPENGGEPSIILGGVAPVPYQAKAAEAAIAGKAISTDSAEAAGQAATEGAKPLSKNAYKVPLVKTAVKRALLRAAGDEYWSNTEA; the protein is encoded by the coding sequence ATGAAAGCCTTTGAATACGCCAGCCCGACCAGCGTCGAGCAGGCCGTTCAGGCCCTGGCCGGCGCCGAGTCCAGCGAGGGTCTTTCCGGCGGCACCGATCTGCTCTGCCGCATGAAGGATTATATCTCCAGCCCCGAACGGGTCGTCTACCTCAAGGCCATTGAGGACGACTCCTTCCGCGGCATCAGCACCGAGGGCGGAACACTCGCCATCGGCGCCGGCACCACCCTGGCCGAACTGCTCGAAGACAAGACGATCGCCGAGAAATACCCGGCCATCAAGCAGGCCGCCCGCTCCATCGCCACCCCTCAGATCCGCAACATGGCGACCGTGGCCGGCAACCTGCTTCAGCGCCCCCGCTGCTGGTACTACCGATCCGGCTTCGGCCTGCTCGGCGGCCAGCGTGACGGCGATGCCAAGCAGAAGCTCATCCGAGAGCTCGAAGGGGAGTTCGCCCCCTACGACATCGACCTCGGCGGTCAGCCCGAAAACGGCCACCTCGTCCGCAACGGCGACAACCGCTACCACGCCATCTTCATGACCGACGGCGACGCCCTGTTCGTCACCCCGTCGAACCTCGCCCCGGCCCTCATCGCCCTCGGTGCCGAGGCCGAGATCGTCGGCCCCAACGGCTCCCGGACGATCCCCGTCATGGACCTTTACCAGGTCCCGAAGGAGGAAGGCGACCGCGAGCTGACCCTCACCACCGGCGAGGTCATCACCCGCATCCTCGTGCCCGCGCCGAAGGGCAAAAACGCCTTCTACGAGATCCGCCAGAAGCTCTCGCACGACTGGCCGATCGTCATGGCTGCCGTCTGCGTTCCAGAGAACGGCGGCGAGCCGTCGATCATCCTCGGCGGCGTCGCGCCGGTCCCTTACCAGGCGAAGGCCGCCGAGGCCGCCATCGCCGGCAAGGCGATCAGCACCGATTCGGCCGAGGCCGCCGGACAGGCCGCCACCGAGGGGGCCAAGCCCCTCTCGAAGAACGCCTACAAGGTCCCCCTGGTCAAGACCGCCGTCAAGCGCGCCCTGCTCCGGGCCGCGGGAGATGAGTACTGGTCCAACACGGAGGCCTGA